One region of Leptotrichia trevisanii DSM 22070 genomic DNA includes:
- a CDS encoding HXXEE domain-containing protein yields the protein MEIYKLSFMAIVLFMIHEFEEIIFIKKFIEKNKIVKHMKNELFLKKKENYPSTETISLMIAEEFIISSILLFTASEFNIYEIVLSLFIVYIVHLIPHMYDAVKYRKFSPGSRTSFVIFPLGILIIWNIILNTEINLFILILCVVIIGFLLISNLLFLHRTSRKINKYLSK from the coding sequence TATTTATGATACATGAATTTGAAGAAATTATTTTTATAAAAAAATTTATAGAGAAAAATAAGATAGTAAAACATATGAAAAATGAATTATTCTTAAAGAAAAAAGAAAATTATCCATCAACAGAAACAATTTCATTAATGATTGCTGAAGAATTTATAATTTCTTCAATATTACTCTTTACAGCAAGTGAGTTTAATATATATGAAATAGTGCTGTCATTATTTATTGTATATATTGTCCATTTAATACCGCATATGTATGATGCAGTTAAATATAGAAAATTTTCTCCAGGCAGTCGGACTTCTTTTGTAATTTTTCCTTTGGGAATTTTAATAATCTGGAATATTATTTTAAATACAGAAATTAATTTATTTATTTTAATTTTGTGTGTTGTAATAATTGGATTTTTGCTAATTTCAAATTTACTGTTCTTACATAGAACCAGCAGAAAAATTAACAAGTACCTGTCAAAATAA